The region GAGAGCAACGGCGCGGTTCACGCCAATGTGGTGGAGCTGGAGCCGGGACATCTGGCTGCGTTCATGAGAAGCCGCGCGGCCGACCATATCTACCGAAGCGAATCCATGGACAACGGAGATACCTGGACTGCACCGGTGCCCACCGTTCTGCCCAACAACAATTCCAGCATCAGTGCGGTCAAGCTGAAGAGCGGCAGAATCGCCGTTGCCTACAACCCTACCTGCACACCCTGCCCGACACCCGGCGTGGCTTCCTGGCCGGGTCTGCGCTGCCCGGTAGCCGTTGCGCTGTCCGAGGACGGCGGCCTTACCTTCCCCATGATCCGCTATATGGAACGGGGCGAGGGGTACATGGGTGCTGAGAACAAGACGAATAACAGACAGTATGAATACCCCTACATCATGCAGGGCGCGGACGGCAGGCTTCACCTGGCATTTGCCTACAAGGACCGTCTCAGCGTGAAGTACATGAGCTTCACGGAGGAAGATGTTATGGGCAAAAAGCGCGAGACAGTGGGCCTCTACAACCCTACCTCGGCAAAGGTCCGGTAAGAAGCCGGCCAAAAACATAGGAGAAGGAGAAAAATAAAATGACAACCCAAATGATTCTTGCTCTTGCAATCCTGATTGTTATGATTACGCTGATCATGTTTGACGTACTTCCCTTCGGCGCGCCGCCCCTTCTGGCGTGCATGCTGCTGGTGGCCACCGGCCTGTCCACCGTATCCGAGGCCTTCGCGGGTTTCGCCAACTCCAGCGTCATCATGATCGCCAGTTTTATGGTGGTTCTGGCGGGCGTTCAGAAGACCAGAGCTATGGACAAAGTGAAAGACGCCCTGATTTCCCTGGTGAACAGGGGTGGCTACAAGAGCTACGCGCTCCTGGTTATTGTGGTAATGGTCGGCGCCAGCCTGGTGGGCGGCGGCAACACCGGCTACTACGTGCTGATTCTGTCCCTGATTTCGACCATCCCTTACACAAAAAAAATGCCCACCTCCAAGCTGATGATGCCTCTGGGATTCGCCACCAACCATCCGCTGATTCCCATCAACGTGGCGCTGTACTATGGCGTGGCGAGCTCTGTGCTGGAGACGGCCGGCTTTATGGAGCCGATGTCCATGATCAAGTTCTCAGTTGTAAACTTCGTCATGGCCGTGGCCTTCCTAGTCTGGTCCCTTGTTTCCTACAAACTGCTTCCCGACCACCCCATCGCAGCGGCCGAGGAGGATGCCCAGGCAAAGATTGAAAAGACCAAAGCGGTTCCCATGGAGCCCTGGAAGGAAAAAGTGACCGTGATTGCCTTCGTCGTCAGCGTAGTAGGTATGATGCTGATCAACACCCTGGGCAATGTGGCCTACGTGGTGCCCGGCTTGGCGGCTATGGCTCTGCTGTTCATGAAAGTAGTTGATTTCAAAGAGTTCCGCGAAAATATGTTCGCCCCGGTTATCCTCATGATGGCAGGCGTCATCGGCGTAGCGGATGCCCTGGCAAACTCCGGCTTCACCGCAATGATCGGAGAGGTGATCGCCACGGCTCTGGGCATCAATGTGGCGCCACTCCTGGTAGTCATCCTGTTCGCACTGCTGACCAGTACCTGCGCAACCTTTACCGGTTCCAACATGGGCTCTGTATACATCTTTGCCCCCATCGCCATCGCGGCCTGCATGAGCCTGGAGCTGAATCCAACTGCAGCAGCGGCAGCAGTGGTGGTGTCCGGATGGCAGGGCGGATATATGCCTATCGACGGTATGCCTGCCATGATTATGGGGATGGGAAAATACAAGCTGCCGGAATTCTGGAAGTTCACAGTGCCGATGTATCTGATCCGGATTATCGCGCTGAGTGTGGCGGCTGCTGTTATCTTCCCTATGTAACTGTTTGAGACAAAGGAGAAATGAAAATGTTAATGTGTGTATCACTGTTCATCGTCGGTCTGATCTGCCTGATTAAGGGCGGGGACTGGTTTGTGGACGGAGCTACGGGGGTTGCCCGTAAATTTCACCTGCCGGAGCTGCTGATCGGCGCCACCGTAGTTTCGATCGGTACAACGCTGCCGGAGGTTATGGTTTCCACCACATCCGCACTGACAGGCCACAGCGAGATCGCCTACGGAAATGCCATCGGCTCCGTCATCTGTAACACTGCGTTGATTGCGGCCATCACAGTGGCTATCAAGCCGGGGGAAATTAACCGGAAAACACTGCGCACTCCGGTCCTGTTTTTCTTCATCGCCGCGGTCATCTACACTGGAGTAGCCTATTTCCTGGGCTACTTCAGCAGAACCATCGGTTTTGTACTGTTGGGGATCTTTGTAGTGTACATGGTAACAACGGTTTCGCAGATGAAAAACAGTCCGCCGGCCGAGACCGGCGGGGAGGAAGAGGGGAAATCCCTGGGAATCAATCTGGTACTGCTGGTGATCGGTGCTGCGCTCATCGCCGTGGGCGCCAACTTGCTGGTGACCAACGGAACCCTGATCGCCGAGGCCCTGGGCGTGCCGGAGTCCGTCATCGCGCTGACCTTTGTGGCCCTGGGGACCTCCCTGCCTGAGCTGGTGACGGCAATCACGTCCCTGGTCAAAGGACACGGAGCCCTATCGCTGGGCAATGTAATCGGCGCCAACCTGTTCAACCTGGTTCTGGTCAGCGGCGTTTCCGTCTCACTGGCGCCCTTCAGCGTTCCGCAAAGCTCTGTCCTCCTTGGGCAGAATGCTTCCCTGGTATTAGACATTCCGGTCATGCTGGCAGCTATGCTGCTGCTGACGGTGCCGGCTCTGGTCAGAGGCAGGCTATCCAGAGTCCAGGGCATTCTGCTGCCGGTTCTGTATTTCGCTTTCTGTGGAATCCAGTTCACGCTGTAATGAAAGAGGCGGCAACACAAGGATTCTTGACCATATCGACAATATCATGAAATTCAATAAGGCGCAGAAGCGGAGGATTGAAACTTGCATGATTCATGACATATGATGTATACGGAGATTTTTAAAGGATTGCTGCCATGTGATGTGGCAGCTTTTCTTTGCGGATGAACGATGGGAAGCAGTGATTCTGCGGTAACAAGATGGAGTGGGAGCGTACAGATCGCCAGTTCAAGCACAGTTTTTATGGGAATGTAGGAGGAGAAGTGCCGCTGTGTTTGATGAAATTCTTCGTCAGGCAAGACTTATTTAAATCTGTAAATGAGTATGGACATGGTCTATGCCTTCCGGCACACAGTAATTGTAAGAAATGGAAATAGGATAAGAAATTTATCATCAATAGCCGTCACACTTGCGGTAAAGCGGTTTTTAGACTATTTACAGTGCCGCTCTTAGTTTCTTAAACATTACTTTATTCTCAAAACTTAAAATATAAAAGCATATCTGCTAGAATTGCTGCCACGACACATACAAAAACAGGACACTTTAATCATGCTAATATTCCAGCAATTATACCTCCAACAATCCCTATATCTGGTCTTGTAGCGTCCATGGTAATAATACCGGGAAAGATTAAAGCAGCCATAGCAGTATAATATGGAATCATATCTAAGTGGAAAAGATGAACGGCAAAATGTAATAGGGTGAGAAATATGAAGCAGGACAAAGAGACCTGTTCTTTTTTACGGATGTAGAAACTGACAACCCCACGCAATGGCGGCAGCTTGACAGTCTGCAAGTATTCCGAATGACGCAATGTCAAAAAGATAATGTATTGCTGGAAATAATGTCGATAAGAATAAGCATTTTGTCCCAATAAAGAAATAGATAATGCATAAAAATAATGATATAATAAAATCCATATATTGATTATTCCGTATTCAAGAGAAGAGAGGTGAGCGATAATGAATAAAACATATATCATGCTAAAAGATATTCCTGTATTAGAGATAGAAAATTACAGATGTAAAATACTGAATTATGAGCTGCTTCCCATATCGCTGCGTTATCCGGATGTAAACTATGATGACGTCATGCACGGCTGGACTGAGAACCGTACCATGAACATAGGCAGGACCAACGCTAAAAAACTGTTGGCTGGTTTTCGTCTCAGCCAAAGTAATCCGTATATGGTAGCCAGGTTATTTCATTTTGCTTCCCTTTCCGACTGTTACTGGATGAAAGACGCGGAAGAGGCATTTACATGGGAACAGGTAAGCCTGTTTGAAAATCCATTGGAGAAGGCAGTAACATCAACGGCCCTTCTGGGTACCAACCGGACATTCCACACACTTGAACAAAGAATCCATACGCCGGAGTTCACTGCTCAGGGGATGGCGGCCAAAGCCTGGATAAGGGAAGCGGAGGGACTTTATCTGTATAAAGTCGGAAAAAAGGAATTGCCGGCCAGCAGGATACTGGATGCGCTTACTATACCCCATGTAGGCTATATGGAGGCCGAAAACAGCGGACTGGAGAAGATAGCAGACCGGAATCATACAGATAAAATATATAAAAGTGGGGAAAAAATAGTAAAATGCCGTATTATATCTTCCGAAGAGACCGCACTTGTACCATGGGAAGACTTTCAGGTATATTGCAGTTACCACGATAAAAATGAATATGATATGGTAAAGAAGATGGATGCTGCGAATTATTATAAAATGCAGATAGCAGATTATGTGCTTGGAAATGAAGACCGCCATGGAGCGAATTTTGGATTTTACATGGATAACAGGAGCGGAAAGCTTCTGGGCTTATATCCGCTCATGGACCATGACCATGCTTTTTCAGAAGATGAGGATATTCCGTCCCAGTCTTCAGAACAGGATGAGACATTACAGCAGGTAGCGTATGAGGCGATTAACCATGCGGAGGTATCATTTGACAATGTTCTGGGCATGGAAAAGCCGGAAGATTTAGATGATGCGCAGTGGAATGCAGTACTGCAGCGATGCGGGGAACTGCATCAGAGGGTGGGGATGGAATAACAGGACGTGATTGATAGTGTGTTATACGCTCTGTCAGCGTTGCCGTAAAAATGCTGTTGCCGCCGGTGAGGGCAAGGGCATTTGAAGCGGCAGGAAAACAGGGCTGTGATTGCGTGGCGTGAAGCCGCAAGCGCAGGACTGGTTTCATCAGCAGACAGGGCGTATATGAAAGCCCCGTCCCCTGTCCCTCGTCCCACGCCCCGACTTGTGGACAAAGTGTCCCGAAGTGTGGCCACACTCCCGGAAAAGTAGCAGGACAGCGGGCCACCCTCTTTCTGATTTTGGGGCGTTTCCTTTTCTCAAAATTAAAATGGGCGGGAAGCCGCCATCTTAGGGCTTTTCCGCCTTGATTGCCCATCAGCAAAGACAGGTGGGACTGTCAACGGCGGCGCATGAAATGCGCCGTTCATCTTGACCGTTGACTGGCTCGACTGGCTTTGTTACCTCCCCGACAAACTGGGGCTTATACAGATTGAATTAAATGGTGTTCAAAAAAAGTTTCAAAAGTATTTGTAGCACCACCATGTTCTACAATTTTTCCATCTATAACTTTATCAATATCCACCCCTGTAATATCCAAAACCTTATTTGTAGGTGTTATTCCGAGAAATTCTCCCTTATGAGTGCCTCTCATAATAAATTCTGAAATAACATAATCATCTACTTCATATTGACGGATAATTTTCATAATGTAATCAGGATAAGTTTTTTTCAATGCTAATAGGTGTTCTTTCATTCCGTCTATTCCTATGAACGTTTCTTTTTCTCCAATTCTTTGAACACAGTCCTCTGATATATATTTAGAGATTTCATCAAGTAAATTATCCGAAATAATAACTTCATAGAAATATTTTACAATATCCTTATTTTTCATGCGAAACCTCCACAACTTCTAAATTTATCATATTAACTATGACAAATTATTATGGATGGAAAAGGATATGGAGGTTACGAATTGTGAGGCTTTTCTCACTGCAATTGACCATGGAAGTCTGACCGCAGCCGGTGTTTTCCTGGGTTATACTTAGTCAGGAATCACCCGGATGATTAATGCCCTGGAGGAGGAAGTGGGGTTCCCGCTTTTTATAAGGACGAAAAAAGCCGCGCCCATAACCATGCTCTGGAGATAGGGGCTGATATCCGCGGAATTT is a window of Enterocloster clostridioformis DNA encoding:
- a CDS encoding calcium/sodium antiporter; its protein translation is MLMCVSLFIVGLICLIKGGDWFVDGATGVARKFHLPELLIGATVVSIGTTLPEVMVSTTSALTGHSEIAYGNAIGSVICNTALIAAITVAIKPGEINRKTLRTPVLFFFIAAVIYTGVAYFLGYFSRTIGFVLLGIFVVYMVTTVSQMKNSPPAETGGEEEGKSLGINLVLLVIGAALIAVGANLLVTNGTLIAEALGVPESVIALTFVALGTSLPELVTAITSLVKGHGALSLGNVIGANLFNLVLVSGVSVSLAPFSVPQSSVLLGQNASLVLDIPVMLAAMLLLTVPALVRGRLSRVQGILLPVLYFAFCGIQFTL
- a CDS encoding SLC13 family permease, producing the protein MTTQMILALAILIVMITLIMFDVLPFGAPPLLACMLLVATGLSTVSEAFAGFANSSVIMIASFMVVLAGVQKTRAMDKVKDALISLVNRGGYKSYALLVIVVMVGASLVGGGNTGYYVLILSLISTIPYTKKMPTSKLMMPLGFATNHPLIPINVALYYGVASSVLETAGFMEPMSMIKFSVVNFVMAVAFLVWSLVSYKLLPDHPIAAAEEDAQAKIEKTKAVPMEPWKEKVTVIAFVVSVVGMMLINTLGNVAYVVPGLAAMALLFMKVVDFKEFRENMFAPVILMMAGVIGVADALANSGFTAMIGEVIATALGINVAPLLVVILFALLTSTCATFTGSNMGSVYIFAPIAIAACMSLELNPTAAAAAVVVSGWQGGYMPIDGMPAMIMGMGKYKLPEFWKFTVPMYLIRIIALSVAAAVIFPM
- a CDS encoding ester cyclase encodes the protein MKNKDIVKYFYEVIISDNLLDEISKYISEDCVQRIGEKETFIGIDGMKEHLLALKKTYPDYIMKIIRQYEVDDYVISEFIMRGTHKGEFLGITPTNKVLDITGVDIDKVIDGKIVEHGGATNTFETFFEHHLIQSV